The sequence aataataataataataataataataataataataataataattttattaatttttcaaatcacacaaataatattaataataatattgataatagaagtgataaaaaaagaaaattaaattgtatggaaaaatcaaatatttcatcttcatcaccatATACATTaacatcaacaccatcatcatcatcgtcatcgtcatcatgtgaatcatcattattaaatttaaataatgaaaaattaattgaagataaaattatttcattttcaaatgaaaatgttggaaatattaaaattatatcaaTGTCTGATtcaaaatttacaatttataattcaaataatactgattataaagaattattattttggaaagtttGGAGAAACTTTTTCTTAAAGAATGAAATACTATTTCATCAACGTTTATATAACCTTTATTCaagttttgaatttaatgatttaaaatcgTTACTTAATTTTCAATATAGAGAATATTTACAACATATTAcatttagtttttattttgacgaaccattatcattaattaattttaaaaataataataattataataataataatatattccCAAACTCTGTAAAAAAGATAACATTTGGTTATTCATTTAATCAAGCGATTAATCAAAATTCATTCTcaccaaattcatcatcattgacTTCATTGGAATTTGGTGAATCATTTAATCAAGATattcaaattaattcattaccaCCGAGTCTAACCTGCCTaaaatttggtaaaaatttcaattgtcCTTTATCATTGGGTGTTTTACCATTATctggtaatttaaaatcaatatcatttgGTTTATCCTATAATCAACCAATTCAATACATACCAAATGgtgttgaaaaattaaaaattggtggtaatagtgtatataataataaaaataataatgtaaataataaaaataataataaaattaataaatatccaaattcaattaaaatatttaaatttgataaatattttaacgATGAGATAATGGTTGGAACTATACCAAATTCAGTTTTAAAAGTTAAATTCGGTGTGCAATTTAATAGAGAAATCTCAATGGAACAAATACCTTGTTCAGTAACTGAAATCGATTTTGGACTAAAATGGAATCAACCATTGAATGAATTTAGTTTACCAAAGAatggaaatttaaaatcaattatatttaGTCACTTTTTCAATCAACAAATTAATGCAAATTGTTTACCTGATGGTTTAACTCATTTAAAGTTTGGTCCTTTATattcaaaagaaatcaatttaaatcatttaccATCTTCGATAGAAATATTAATGTTTCATAATTCTTtccaatctttaaatttattaaaaaattataataatctaaataataaaaaaattcagataatttattataattaaaaaaaaaataaaataataaaaaataaaaaaataaaaaaaaaaacaattattttttaattttgattggaaaaaaaaaaaaaaaaacaattattttttttttttttttttagatttttttttttcataattcaaagatttataaatataattttattttatttttaatttttaattttttatttttggaccagtccaaagaaaaaaagtttatttttataagaaaaaaaaaaaaaaaaaaaaaaaaaaaaaaaaaaaaaaaaaacggacgaaaaaaacaatcacaaaaaaacaattaaaaaaaaaaaacgatcaCAAATAACAAACActctctttaattttttttttttttttttttttcttataaattaataaaataaataaatgaatcaaAGAAAAGTAAAGAATGATGGTggagatttatttttaaatatttttagaaatatatttttaaaaaaagaaatttttaatcaaatgaaattattagataaacattatcattattatttaaaaagtttaaaagaattaaatgaaattaaatttaaagagtaTATATCAGAAATAACATttaatgattattttaatgatgaCAATATAAATGaagaatcatttttaaaaaataataataataataataattggaatgatttaataattaaatcaattaaatttggaaattcatttaataaaatattttatttaacaaATTTTTCAACATCTTTAATTACAATTGATTTGGGTGGAAATtcatttaatcaaaaattatcaaatcaaaatatgTTACCAAAATCATTGAAATCATTAACATTGGGCGATAAATTCAATCAAGAATTAATTCCATTCACAAGTTTACCATTGggtttgaaatatttaaaaattggaaattcttttaatcaattgattgaaataGGTAGTTTACCAAATGATTTAGAGGTTTTAATATTAGgtgattcatttaataaattaataaattcaaattcaataccAAGTAAATTAAAAGTACTTGAACTTGGCTTACAATggaatcaatttttattaaatcaagaatttaaattactaaaatcaattgaaaaattaaaattcaaagGTTTTAATCAATCGATTTATGATGAAAAACAAAGGGtttcattattaccaccaaatttaaaagaattaagaTTTcaatgtaattttaataaatcaatttatgtTGGTGTTTTACCTCAAGGTTTGGAAGTTTTAGAATTGGGTCAACACTTTTCTCAACAAATTTATAAAGGAAGTTTACCATACTCTTTGAAATCATTAGATCTTGGTAAAAGTTATTACTATCCAATTGGGCATAACGTTTTACCATGCAAtttagaatcaattaaatttagtcCTTGTTCACTGCAAGATGTTGTATTCccaaagaatttaaaatcagtttcaattggttattattttaaaagtttacaTTTAATTGGTGAATCTGTTGAAACTTTAGAAGTTGATAAAGTTTTACATGGTATTCCTTcaactataaaaaatttaaaattctcttcaaattttaataatataattgattttgcaATTTCAATACCTTTAACAATCCAATCATTAGATACTGGTAATACTTTTAATCaacctttaaaaaattcatttatttcaaattcaataactAATCTTACCTATGGTGATTCTTTTAATCAACCAATTGACAAAGGtgcaatttcaaattcaaatattaaacatttaaaatttggtatCTCCTTTAAATATCCTTTAAATGGTGATCATCTACCTTGTAAATTGGAAACTTTAAcactttcaaaaaattatccaaaaaataatttaaataatatttcaaaatttataaaaattaattttatttaaataattaactaataataattttatgtattttaattgtaataataaactaaaaaatatatgttttttttttttttttttttttttatttattttttttttatttttttaagcTTGTTTTGGTATGGctctttctttaaaaatttcttcAGTTAATTCAGATTTTTTAGTGCCAgcaattttaatatcaataccTTTTAATGTTATTGCTAAAGTTAATTTTGCGTTACTGTATAAAACCTTATCAGTTTGTGGTGCAGTTTCAGAAccccaataaataaaaaataattttgattgtgaatttgaaattacatATTTAAAAACGATAATACAAcattcattttctttaaaacattgagttaattcattaaaattacaatcatttggaaatgttttatcaattatcatttgattactttctttattaattttataaactaCACCTtgatatttgtttttaattctaaCATCTTGATAATATTGTTGACATTCTGGTGATAATTTTACAACTGTTGGAGAAGGTGATAATGGTGctgacatttttttttttattatttatttttttttttagttattactttttttttattttttttatttattatttctatttttaaattttttttttttttttattaaactggttttttttttttaaaaaaaaaaaaataaataaataaattaaataatataatattaaatttattataataatctaaCGGTTATGTGGTGTGGGTCttaacaaaaataaagtgtgggagataaaaataaaaaataataataataaaatgtaatAACCCAATACCCCTCCCCCAACCCCAACACCCaaacccatttttttttttttttatttttagaattgaacaatttttttttttttttttttttttttttttttttttttttttttattattattattataattaatttaatttaaattaagcAGTTTTTGGAGTAATTCTATCAATAAAAACTTGTTCAGagatttcttttaaatttgaagcAGAAATTTTATGATCAATACCTTTCAAGGTAATGGCAAGAGTTACTTTAGCATTACCATAAATGAGTTTATCTTGTTGTGGTGCTGAATCTGGGccccaataaataaaaaataattttgaaccTTCACCAGATTTAtatctataaataataattctacaTTGATCAGTTGGTAATGATTGAGCCAATTCTGAGAATTCTCCTTCTGCAACTAATGTTTTATCAACTACCATATTACTCTCTTCAtttacttttaataaaataccttgatatttatttctaaatttaatatcttgAAAATGTGTTTGACATTCTGGTGAGATCTTGGCAATTGTTGGTTTTGGTgttgtcattttttttttttttttttttacaacaaagtaatatttttttttatttttagtcgAAAagttacaaaaaataaaaataaaaataaaaataaaaataaaaataaaaacaaaaataaaaaaaaaaaaaaaaaaataaaattcataaaaaaaaaaaaaaaatggcctatttttattataataaaacaaaaaccgAAACcttatttccattttttttgtgaaatttgactttttatttttttttttatttttcgaTGCCATTTTGAATCTTCATTGTTTTGAaactaatttaaattaattattgttttgaaactaatttaataattaaaaaaaccatttttacattaccataataataaatatctcaatttttagttttttttttttttttttttttttttttttttttttttttttttttttttttttttttttttttttttttactcgCATTCCcaataaaaaacaatgatatctttttcaaaaaattttaataattttatatcaaAATGCAGATTTTATACTAAAAGCAATAATATATcagaattaaattcattattcccaaaaatagaatttatcaataataatgaaacagAGCAACCTTTTTACAGGTTAAAGAAACCTTTAGATGTTGAAGTACCAAGAATTGGTTGTAATCCTTTAAAGGTATTCATTTCttcattaaaaatttgtttattactattattattattattattattattattattattattattattattattattattattaacacccttaaaattaaaataataaaaaaaagagattagaTAAAAATTTAACTAGACCAATTAAACAACTTTTAATAGtttcaaatgatgaaaacaataaaaatgaatgttttaaatttatgactcaaattggtgatttaaaattatcacttgatataaattctttattttttgataataaagataattcaaaattaattttaaactctgttttaaatcaattaacaaAAATTCCAATAATTATTAGTAATGATAGTAATTCCTctgataaaattattgaatttttagaGAATGAATCAAATCCAATATTTCCATTTGTAagattaatatataaaattattactttattaaataatactaatataaACCATAccatattaaatatttaggTAGTTCTAAATTCAccaaataaagatattaaaaaatttagaaatttatcagatacttttttaattttaaaaaataataataataaaagtaacaatataaatttagtggaaacaataattttagattcaaataatagtaatgataaaattttagaaattattaaaaaaagatttgaagatgaaatgtaataaaaatgaaaaaaataaattattatatttctttattcactttataaattaattttatttatttaattaaaaatgtttagaaaataaaaaataaaaaaaaaaaaaaaaaaatttaaaattaatattattatttttttaactcaaatataataatatattttattttgatctACGACTCATTGGAATACATTGAGATTTTATTAGgagaattaatattttgtgATCATTAGGCCGTTCAAACTGGAACataaatgaaatttgtgttaatttattaattaaaacatctttgACCAGAGGACGGATTATAACACCTATTCCCACATTGTTCATAACCAAATGAACAAACTAAACCACCTGGATAACATCTTTGTCCTGATGATGGACTATAACACCTATTTCCACATGCTTCGTAACCAAATGAACAAACTAAACCACCTGGATAACATCTTTGACCTGATGATGGACTATAACACCCATTTCCACATGCCTCGTAACCAAATGAACAAACTACATCACCTGGATAACATCTTTGACCTGATGATGGACTATAACACCTATTTCCACATGCTTCGTAACCAAATGAGCAAACTACATCACTTGCACtttcaacattttttaaaaaaaataaaatactaaacaatataaataaaaataaaattaatttcattgttATCACTCTgttttcacaaaaaaaaaaaaaaataaaaaatattattttatactttttgttttttacaTGCGCAAAATATAACAAcacaaaaatttaatatttacttatttttttaattttattcgcTTAAAAAGTACAGTAGccattaatttaattatattttaagaaataaagattttaagatttttttttaaaatattaagttttttattagtattataaaaaaaataaaaataataatgaattaaatcaatgtttttaaatacaaatacattgaaagaaattacaaaaacaatGGTAGAACATAGTTATAAAGCAAACAATTCAACATTTAAActcaattatattataaatttataagaAAAATTAAGCTATGATTCTAAATCTGATAGTAAAACagaaaataatagtttaaatcataataaaaataataataataataataataataataataataataataataataataataataataataataataataataataataataataataataataataataataataataataataataaaaataataataataaaaaaaataaaaataataatactaataatataattataaaaaaaaaaaaattaaaaattaatattttaaactacaaatttattttattttaatctatGACTCATtggtaaataattattttggtTCATAAAACCAAGTAATTGTTGAGGTATTTCACGAAGTGTTTCAGTGGCTAAAGCTTCAGGATTTGCAGAGAAATTATTGAATGGTACGAATTGAACGATATCACGAGTTGCAGTTTGACCTGAAGAATCAGTTAAAGaattaccatcatcaccatccaATCTATTCATATTATCGAATGTAGCTTCACCAATACCAATGATAACTATAGAGAGAGGTGATTGTTTTGAAGCCTTAACAATTTCATGAACTGTTTCATTCATATCAGAGATTTCACCATCGGTTAAAATTAAGAGTATAGTATATTTTTGAGATTTTGAAGTAACACCATCCAATGATTTCTTTGCAGCGTAAGAAATGATATCTTTGAAATTGGTTGGATAAGATAATGACATTGATGGTATAACTTCACCATAAGTTAATAAAACACCCTCAACACCACGTACTTCTTTTTTTGAACCAAATTGGAAACAATGACTTGTACTACCCCTATGAATACCACCAAAACCCAACACCTCAATATTTCCATCAGAATCATATGGTGCCAATACTGAACCAACTGAAAAGATTGATTTTGCATATTGGCTTGGATGGCTTGGTGTGTGATAATGTAATGAAGTTGAAGTTGATGGTGAACCATTACTTGCAGTACAATCAATTGCAaccattaaattaatttcacaaCCACCTGATAAGTAATCTATAAAAGTTGGTTGTCCAACTAATCTACAATCTGTAAATGTTATTACACCAGAATTCTTATAGGAACCTGATTTTTTAGCTGCTTTCTTTGCATTGATTAACGGGAATTCTCTAGTGATACCTTTTAAAACTGTATCGGCATTGGTTGTGAATAATCCAATGAAATCATGCTCACCAACTGAATCATGATCCCAAAATTCAAATACCAATTCTCTAAACAtatcaccattatttaattcctctaatttcatcatcactgGTTCATAATTTGGATTTAATGTATTCTTAATTACAACACTTTGATAAACCAATACATTACCACTTGATGAGGTTTTATAAATCTTAAAAT comes from Dictyostelium discoideum AX4 chromosome 2 chromosome, whole genome shotgun sequence and encodes:
- a CDS encoding FNIP repeat-containing protein, whose translation is MKFSRFKSRNTNYYTNTIITTETQLNNSNNNNFNNTTTINHFNKIHQQQSNNNNNNNNNNNNNNNNNNFINFSNHTNNINNNIDNRSDKKRKLNCMEKSNISSSSPYTLTSTPSSSSSSSSCESSLLNLNNEKLIEDKIISFSNENVGNIKIISMSDSKFTIYNSNNTDYKELLFWKVWRNFFLKNEILFHQRLYNLYSSFEFNDLKSLLNFQYREYLQHITFSFYFDEPLSLINFKNNNNYNNNNIFPNSVKKITFGYSFNQAINQNSFSPNSSSLTSLEFGESFNQDIQINSLPPSLTCLKFGKNFNCPLSLGVLPLSGNLKSISFGLSYNQPIQYIPNGVEKLKIGGNSVYNNKNNNVNNKNNNKINKYPNSIKIFKFDKYFNDEIMVGTIPNSVLKVKFGVQFNREISMEQIPCSVTEIDFGLKWNQPLNEFSLPKNGNLKSIIFSHFFNQQINANCLPDGLTHLKFGPLYSKEINLNHLPSSIEILMFHNSFQSLNLLKNYNNLNNKKIQIIYYN
- the cofC-1 gene encoding hypothetical protein — protein: MSAPLSPSPTVVKLSPECQQYYQDVRIKNKYQGVVYKINKESNQMIIDKTFPNDCNFNELTQCFKENECCIIVFKYVISNSQSKLFFIYWGSETAPQTDKVLYSNAKLTLAITLKGIDIKIAGTKKSELTEEIFKERAIPKQA
- the cofD-1 gene encoding hypothetical protein → MTTPKPTIAKISPECQTHFQDIKFRNKYQGILLKVNEESNMVVDKTLVAEGEFSELAQSLPTDQCRIIIYRYKSGEGSKLFFIYWGPDSAPQQDKLIYGNAKVTLAITLKGIDHKISASNLKEISEQVFIDRITPKTA
- the cpnB-1 gene encoding copine B translates to MTTPISLSKPRVELRFKCSHLKNLGKYQYKSDPLIMVFDKRGEHGESIFVGQTEKINNNLNPEFKKSVIIDYHFENIQNLSFIVVDIDKEIKRVGDLEGNDIIGQYTTTLGNIISKPNKKVISEIKHKGKETGVIEITAEEIRETGHNFLFKINGTKLDKKDLFTSDPYFKIYKTSSSGNVLVYQSVVIKNTLNPNYEPVMMKLEELNNGDMFRELVFEFWDHDSVGEHDFIGLFTTNADTVLKGITREFPLINAKKAAKKSGSYKNSGVITFTDCRLVGQPTFIDYLSGGCEINLMVAIDCTASNGSPSTSTSLHYHTPSHPSQYAKSIFSVGSVLAPYDSDGNIEVLGFGGIHRGSTSHCFQFGSKKEVRGVEGVLLTYGEVIPSMSLSYPTNFKDIISYAAKKSLDGVTSKSQKYTILLILTDGEISDMNETVHEIVKASKQSPLSIVIIGIGEATFDNMNRLDGDDGNSLTDSSGQTATRDIVQFVPFNNFSANPEALATETLREIPQQLLGFMNQNNYLPMSHRLK